Proteins encoded by one window of Parabacteroides sp. FAFU027:
- a CDS encoding protease inhibitor I42 family protein, which yields MKSLIFAGLAVALLTACQATVKHEATPSDYIVRKGEVFKIDLKSNPTTGYHWVIVHRDERELADSVADIFTPDRKPKNGFVGGGGTQTFKFKGTDKGIDTLKFEYVRPWEIGAEPCQTASYIIEVR from the coding sequence ATGAAGAGTTTGATTTTTGCCGGATTGGCTGTTGCTCTGCTTACTGCTTGTCAGGCAACGGTGAAGCATGAGGCTACACCATCCGATTACATAGTCCGCAAGGGCGAAGTGTTTAAAATTGATTTAAAATCCAATCCTACCACGGGTTACCACTGGGTGATAGTTCATCGTGACGAACGGGAGCTGGCTGATAGCGTTGCTGATATTTTCACACCGGATAGAAAACCAAAAAATGGTTTCGTTGGTGGCGGTGGTACACAAACCTTTAAGTTTAAAGGGACAGATAAAGGCATCGACACCCTGAAATTTGAATATGTGCGTCCGTGGGAGATAGGAGCAGAGCCATGCCAGACGGCATCTTATATCATTGAAGTTAGATAA
- a CDS encoding alpha/beta hydrolase, whose product MKRFLLAFFSGLSLIFPALAQHYRLHPDIPVDSSYSAQNEWKKHSKKYQAITLADVGNTEKLQINNDVVYAKYGKREMHLDLVRPKGVSKKVPVVVIVHAGGWRSGEKNMDRPMAYELSRNGFATVCVEYRLSMEARYPAAIQDVKAAIRWVRANAKTYGLNPDKVAIMGTSAGGQLASLIGSVNEPFAKYQNELYKKYSDRVQAVVDVDGVLAFLHPESSEGQDQPGKTSAATLWFGVSAKENSALWNEASALHRVNKHTAPFLFVNSAQARFHAGQNDMVNKLNQLRIYNEVHQIPDTPHTFWLFHPWLDTAMTYIVPFLNKTLK is encoded by the coding sequence ATGAAACGATTTCTCCTGGCTTTTTTTAGCGGGCTTTCACTGATCTTTCCGGCTTTAGCCCAACATTATCGCCTGCATCCCGATATTCCCGTCGATAGTTCCTATTCAGCCCAAAACGAGTGGAAAAAACACAGCAAAAAATATCAGGCAATTACGTTGGCAGATGTAGGCAACACTGAAAAACTTCAGATAAATAACGACGTCGTCTATGCAAAATATGGAAAAAGGGAGATGCATCTTGACCTTGTCAGGCCTAAAGGTGTGAGTAAAAAGGTTCCCGTGGTGGTGATTGTCCATGCAGGAGGCTGGCGTTCGGGGGAGAAGAATATGGACCGTCCGATGGCATACGAACTTTCCCGCAATGGTTTTGCTACAGTCTGTGTGGAATACCGTCTTTCGATGGAGGCCAGATATCCGGCTGCTATTCAGGATGTAAAGGCTGCCATACGATGGGTCAGGGCAAATGCGAAAACATACGGGCTCAATCCTGACAAAGTGGCAATTATGGGTACTTCTGCCGGTGGCCAATTGGCGTCATTAATCGGAAGTGTAAATGAGCCTTTTGCCAAATATCAGAATGAGCTTTACAAGAAATATTCTGACCGGGTACAGGCGGTCGTGGATGTGGACGGTGTGCTGGCATTCCTGCATCCCGAATCGAGCGAAGGACAGGACCAGCCGGGTAAAACCTCTGCTGCAACGCTCTGGTTTGGAGTTTCTGCAAAAGAAAACTCTGCGCTTTGGAATGAGGCATCAGCCTTGCACCGGGTGAATAAGCACACCGCTCCGTTCCTGTTTGTCAATAGCGCCCAGGCCCGTTTCCACGCCGGGCAAAATGACATGGTGAATAAACTGAACCAACTGAGAATTTATAACGAGGTGCATCAGATTCCTGATACCCCGCATACTTTCTGGTTATTCCATCCCTGGCTGGATACGGCGATGACCTATATTGTTCCTTTCCTGAATAAAACGTTGAAATGA